GTTGTGACGTTGCACCctataatgctttatagaaatatgattgagtgtaaatatgacataactggaatatgttttacgctagatatgccatgtaacatatctttgcaaaggttaggATTAATATATTCAGTAGctcttatttgtatgcatgtatcatttttatatctgaagttatgagtgttggctctatgcttgtatttaaagtgtttcctGTAGGAAGCAcgtaaggcagatttggtcaacatagtgtgatggggttattcaagtaattgggaatACTTAACTAACAGTGGACTTTGGGAAACACCAATCCATATCTGAGCTATCCTGAGAAcagttcaaactaacatgtaaacaatggtgtcggcctgcaaaaagtTGAATCCTttatagacatgtgacttgcccaggtggctagagactccatcttgtggctgtgatattgcacaagagagagaatataaaaggccctggaaacccctccatttggtcttcagctggctcaaaagataaCCTCTCTACCCCAAAGaggtgcctgaaagaaactggaacaaaggacagtaactatgggggttggagtgattgctggacccagagtaGGAAGGAACccagtctgtcaaagaagcttattggaacatctctgagggtgagagttACCTGCATTTAGTCTCCtactatattaggcttagacttgcgtgtttttgttttattttgcttggtaacttactttgttctgtctgttacttggaaccacttaaatcctactttttatatttaataaaatcactttttgcttattaattgacccagagcAAGCAAGTAATTTCTGAccgagcaaacagctgtgcatatctctctatcagtgttatagagggcgaacaatttatgagtttaccctgtataagctttatacagagtaaaacggatttatttgaggtttggaccccattgggaactgggtatctggatGCTGGAGACAGGACCATTTCTTAAGCAGTTTTcggttaagcctgcagcttttgggggacgtggttcagaactggatctgtgtttgcagcaggtgagcatgtctggctcagcaagacagggtgctaaagtcccaagctgccagagaaaatgggctcggaggtagtctcagcacatcaggtggcagtcccaagggggtttctgtgacccaacccgtcacaagtGTGAACTAGCGAAAGAGTGGGCTAACAGAAAGACCACTGGActgagacttgggagacctggattctatttttggctctgccactgctcttCTGGGTGACCACGGgcatgtcacttcacctctgtgcctcagtttccccatctgcaaagtggggataatacCTCTTGTAAAATGTTTTTGAGCTCTACTGATGGAAAGCACTGTATTCGTGCTAGCTAGGTGGTATCATTATTATTAgacctattcctggctctgtgacttgaggcaagtcacttttctgagtttctccatctgtgaaatgggaaggGATAATACTTTCCTATCCCACAGCCGTGTTTCAGGGATGAAATCATTGGTGGTaggtgttttgagatcctcagattgTAGTTGCTAAGGAAGCATGAATTACTATCTATTGGAAATGTTCTTTGATGTATCTTTTGCCATAGGGAAAGCATTGGACCTTTTCCATTAGTACATCACATGTATATCCAGGAATATGTGGGAATGGCTCGTTTTTCTCCTTCTCAGGTTTACATCCAGCTTTTCAAACTATGCAGATTTAGTATACGCAAGACATTTAATGTATATTCAATCCATGCATTTTACAAGTCGAAGAAACTGAACAAAATAATCTTAGCAGAGGAAGAGCCTAGAACCTACTTGCATTGAAGAAAACAGTGGTTTTGTCCAGTGCTTAGCTTTTACTGCCTCAGAGACAACTGTTCTTGCCATTGTCCCATGAGGCCAGTACATTTCATATGACGAGTTATATTGCAGGGGACCTAAGCTGTTTCTGATTTCCATCTCCAGTAAAGACAAACGTGCATTATCTCCAAAATGTATTTAAGTACTTTTGTTATATGTGGCTTTTGAGTGTTATTTTATGGCATCGTCCATTAACTTCTGAATTTGCAGTAGCCTtagggatttgaacctggctACTGTGCAGCAGAATAACTACCTGTATTGTTGACTAACCTCTGGTACGGAATTCAGAAGCTGAgatatgataggtttcagagtagcagctgtgttagtctgtattcgcaaaaagaaaaggagtacttgtggcaccttagagactaacaaatttatttgagcataagctttcgtgagctacagctcacttcattctaaggtgccacaagtactccttttctttttgagatatgATAGTTCATCTTAATTTACTTTACCTGTTCCTTTGAAATTTGTTTGAATGCATTTTGGGCAAATGCAACTGATTCTTCAAATACAGTTGTAGACTTCCTTGGGGAAGTCCTTCCCTCCTCATGCTTTCATCCCCAGGCTATTTAACAGCCCTGTTCTGAGGTTTAGCACTCCAGAAAGGAAATAGTGACTGAGgttataaaacaaaagaaacatactACTCTGCAACAAAAGAGCCTCCATGACAAGCTCTTTAAAAGGCCACACTTAACTAACAGACTTCCTCAGTCCTTGCCAAATCCCAGCACCCCACCAACAGCAAAAATAGAACAGATTTAATTCTCCAACCATTGTTTGAAGAAGTGACTCTGGTATTGAGAATGCTTTCAGATCTTCCATTTCATTGCTCTCCTTTTGATAGGAAGACAAAGGCAGATGGACACTCAACTcacactgactttcagtgagctGGATGCATAGTTCCAtaaacccctttttaaaaatcccaatctGAGAGACTGAACCACTTTCATACCCCTCTGCAGTGTGGAGCGAGTCCTGAAGGTGACCTGGAGGCTAATGCAGGGAAACCAGAGCGAGGTTCTAGCTCAAACTCTTGACATTGAGAGATCTGAAGCTGGATTAGAAAAGTCAAACGGCACAATATGGCAGGAACTGCAAGAGCAATAAAATGCTATTAAAGCTCCTTCCTTTTCCTCTGAGAACAGAGTGCTAATATCCTTACTCAGGGTAAAATCACCCTTGAGTTCGTGGACCAAGACTATGCCTCATCTATAAACATATTGCTCCAACTTTCCAGGCAGTTGGCCTGAATGTGGGGTGAGGATGAGAAAGTGTTGCAGAGTAAATGGCGCTACGGAGAGAGCCCACCTATCTCCTGGGACAGCATCACACACAGGGCTAATCCTGCCCACCACAGACTTTCTCAAATGTCCCAATGACCTTTCCGCTGTTGGGTTTGTCTGTATCATTGGTGAACTGCTGCTCATTCTTTCCGTGCAAATAGCTTTCGCCGAAGCACTGGTATTGGAATATAGAGTTCATAACACCTGGTACTGTTAGGCCTGTGTGATTTCTAATGGCTTTACTTTCCTCTAGTGTCCAGAACCAGGTGGATGAAGTCAttgacgtcatgcaggagaacatCACCAAGGTGATTGAAAGGGGAGAGAGACTGGATGACTTACAGGATAAATCAGGTGGGAATACTTAATATTCTAGAACTCTCTTCCTGCCTTCCCTCCCTCACGTTGAGTCCTGGGGAACAGCATTCTCTTCTAGGCAGCTTTAAAACACCACTGTGAATAACCTTAGTGCAGGGATTGAAAGTCCTCTTCTTTCCCCTGGTGATTGTGGCTATTTTGCTGTACACCACATCCCTCTCTGCCAGGCAGTGGTGTTAGATTGATTCCATTTCATGACAGTAGATTCTAGAAATCAGAGAGAGACGATGACTGCTAAAGCACATTTCCTCATGGGCCCAGGGCAGGATTGTTTCCTACAATATCCTAAtctaatagactcatagactttaaggtcagaaggcacaatgcaggccacagaatctcacccacccactcctgtaacaaacccctaacctatgtctgagctattgaagtcctcaactcgtggtttaaagattcagggagcagagaatcctccagcaagtgacccgtgccccatgctgcagaggaaggcgaaaaacccccagggtctctgccagtctgccctggaggaaaattccttcccgaccccaaatatggcgatcagctaaaccccgagcatgtgggcaagactcaccagccagacacccaggaaagaattctctgtagtaactcagatcccaccctatctcgtgtcccatcacaggccattgggcatatttaccactaatcTGGACAAATCTGCTCTATTTGAAGTGTCTCCATGGATACACCACTCCCACTGGGAGACTGTTTCCAGCCTGAGACTGCCGATCTTACTGTCTGTTGGGAAGCCAAGCCTCCCCTTTTCCTCTTTCATCCCTGTACTTCCTTGAGCCACCCTAAACATTTCCTTTCCCTTGGTGCTTATAACTTCTCACGTATAATTTTCCTCCCCTGGCTTCATCTCTTAACAGCCCAGGAATAGTTCTCTAAATATTCCTCCTTCATTGCTCCTTCCATCCCCTTATGTGGGATAGTTGCACTTCATGTTCCCTCCACTTGTTACTCCTGagagcattctgtgccaaaaaaataaaaaattctgtgcacagtgttttaaaattctgcacattttatttgtaaaataaatatggaGGCTCCAGCGTGGCATTGTGGAGCACAGGTCATTGGCTGCACAGAGGAGGAACATCACTCTGCTGCAGCTCCCCCCGGGACATGACTCAGCAGTGAAGCTCCACCCAACCTTGACActgcaaggactgggcctgccccagaaataccTCAGGGCCCATTCTCATCTgtaccaggtgtgggcaggcaggctcagaaAGGCAGGATCCAAGGGTGGAGGGGCTTTTAGTGTGAGGGGATCCAGGTGTAGGGTGACAGTTCTCTGTGGGccaatctgggtgcgggcagctcaaTGGGGGatctgggtatgtgtgggggcaTCTGGAGGCAGAAGGatttgttggggggttctgggtacaatggtaatgggattctgcaggggggtccaggtgaaggtggttggggctcaacaggggtgtatgtctgtgtgtgtgtgtgtgtgggatagagctcggcaggagggtctgggtgtggggagttctgtgggggggggtccagatgctgagggagtggggctcaatggggtggggatccaggtgtagctggttggggctctgtggggtgggggtgtgggtgactcattggggtggtccaggtgcaggggggctcagcaggtggggTTCTGGGGCGCTGAGGCTTGGCGGGAGGGTCTTGGTATGAGGGGGTccggatgcatgggggttgggtggatgggggagcagttccccGTATAGTGATCCCTCTCCCTgtagctgaggagcgatgggcgCAGGAAGCAGAGTGGAAGGGAGGGAGTTTGCAGggcttcctgcagcctggggagaaatctgggggtgggtctgacccggccctggatgctgtgcaggggaagaggaagtcccatgcTCCCCCACACaactgggactagcagctgagcctggcgcagggtaggagccaccagcagggccttccccagtcctgccccacagtgatttacctctctgccggctgccgtGGGCACCCAAAACCctgggagggtcgcatgaccgctcttgtggcttccctttgcttccctgtgagAGAGTCATTTTTCTGCTTGGAAACAAAGaaacctggggggtggggacgTGAATTCTGCACacgtgcagtggcgcagaattcccccaggagtaaagactTGGCAGCCTGCTAGTATTCAGCCTGTGTGCCATGATCCGTATGTGATCTCAGCAGAGCCCTATATAAAAACACTGTTATCGACTTGGGTCatgacttggggccagatttactaaggtatttaggtgcctaaagatgcagctaggtgcttaaatacctttgtaaatctgcccTTGGTGCCTCTGCATTGACTTTCATGGCCCTTAAATTGGAACTGTAAGTTCTTGTTTACCAGCTCTCGCCCCTACCCTTTCTCTGGGAAGACAGGAGTGTTGGAAGAGAACCTCCCTCCCCGGAATAGCTGCATTTCAGATTAGTATCCCCCCCAATGTATTGGCTTTGCATTTTGCCAGCTTaaacttcattttatttgctgTCCAGATGTTTAACCTCTGTAGGTCCCTTTGTATAGTTTTTTCTGACCTCGCTGATGTTTGCAGCACCTCCCCAGTTAGTATCATTTCCAGATAGGGGTAAGTCTCCGTCCTGTCATGGCTGTTCTCTTCACATACCTTCTAGATTTGTGTACCCGTCATCTGTTGCTGCTCTGAGCTGGTCACTTGTGGCAAcactttgggttttgttttttttttttggtcctacTGGATATTTCAACTTAAATGTAATTCTCCCTCTTTCAGccttttgtgtttttaatctgAAGGGTCCACTTATAAAAGACTTGACTTTATATGTTATAATGTATTTGGGACCCTTACAAGTTACTGTGGAACCTCACTAATTCTTGTTCTGCTATTCTGCAGAGCTAACAATTCTCATTAAATGCTTGGCAATTTCACCTTGTGTTTCAGGAGAAATGTGTAAATGCAGAACACTACAATCAAGTCTTATGCTGATTTCCATTAGTTTTACAGTTTCTAGTATACTTATGGTGTTGCCACAGTTATGCAAACTAACAGACCATTTTGTCTTGCTGTagccttgatttttttcttgtctgTTCACTTACAATTTGTCAGATACATTCCCCATTTATAATAGTTCTCCTAGTCATTGTGTTGGCAAAGTTCTACTGTGTTGCTAGTGAAATTCAGCATGTTGATGAAACGCAGCATGCTGAATTTCAATATAATTATGCAGAAGCACTTGGCAATTGTGTATATTCCCTGGTTGCCTAgtttatagtttaaaaataagTGAATTTGCAGAACCAGGGGCCTTTTTTCTGATGTGCTTGTGCTTCTGGACGTGCCCGTGCTGCTGTGCCTttaattcttttctctctccatgtGATACAGAAAGTTTATCAGACAATGCAACAGCGTTCAGCAACCGATCCAAACAGCTTCGAAGACAGATGTGGTGGCGAGGGTGCAAGGTGAGTaaatggagaggggaaggagtggaTTTCTTAATGCATGTTCTTAAAACTTGGCCCTACTAAGAGTAACGTGGGCAGGTTGCAAGAATCTGAGATTTTTATCTAGCTTGTATGAAGATGGGGCATTTTGCAGCCACTCTTATCTTGAATCCAGAGCTGAGGCCGGCAGAGACCATGAGTACCAGCATTGCTCTGTCGACTTCAAGCAGCCTTTGCTTGGTGAAGATGGGAGTATCATGTGTTTGGGGAAGATAATCTTTGCAGGCCTCAGCTCTGTATTGAAGACCGTGCTTCTGCTATTCCTGTATTAATGTATTGTACTTACGCCTGTTGAGGCAACAGTAGCTGAATGTCTTTAGGAGAGACACAACTGGAGGATAGGAATCCCAGCCATGTTAATAACAACTCCTCTTTATTCACAGGGGTATTATGTGGTCTACAAGAGTATTTTACAAAGGGCTTTAAAATCGGAGGAAAGGTACTATGGAAGGGCAAAGTGGTAGTGCTAAGTAATAGCAATGCAAGGAGCAAACCCTTCAGCATTGTTACCACAAAACAACTGTCTGAGCTCACTGCCACTTTGCTCTGTAGTTGCCTTTCTAGATTTTCTTTGTACATCCTTAACTGAGATATCAAAATGctgagattattttaaattgaGGCAAACTGAAATTTTGTACAAGACATTAACTGAACAattaaaaattagggctgtcaagcgattaaaaaaattaattgcaattaattaatcgtgctgttaaacaataatagaataccatttatttaaatattttggatgttttctacattttcaaatatattgatttcaattacaacacaatacaaagtgtacagtgctcactttatatttatttttgcttacaaatatttgcactgtaaaaaacaaaaaaaatagtatttttcagttcatctaatacaagttctgtagtgcaataactttatcatgaaaattgaacttacaaatgtagaattatgtaccaaaaaaactgcaataaaaaaaaacaatgtaaaacttaagagcctacaagtccgctcagtcctacttcaacgaatcgctcagacaaacaagtttgtttacaattttcaggagataatgctgcctgcttcttgtttacagtgtcacctgaaagtgagaacaggcgtttgcatggcactgttgcagccagcattgcaagatatttatgtggcagatgcgctaaagatttatatgtcccttaatgcttcatccaccattccaggggacgtgcgtccatgctgatgacgggttctgctcgataatgatccagaGCAGTGGGTGTTCCTCGACTGTACTGTTCTAAGGGAACAAacatttgataatagagggctcttcaatgtagcagacaaaggtctaacaagggcaatggctggaggttaaaactagggaaattcagactggaaataaggtgcatatTTTTAACTGAGGGtagttaacctttggaacaacttaccaaggagagtggtggattctccatcactggcaaattttaaaatctagattGGATGCTTTGCTAAAAGATCTGATCTGGTTCAAAcatgaattaattcagggaagccttatggcctctgttatgccggaggtcagaccagatgatcacaatggcgctccttctggtcttagaatctatAAACTATGAACAAGTGGCTTTGTGTTCATCTGCAATGCAGAAGAAATTCCAATGCAGTGCAGAGTGCTTGGACaccatttaaaatgtgtaattaATAATACAACCTTGGCCCATGAGTATCCACTAAACATGGTGGTTTGTCTGGGCTGGCTGCACTTCCAACTGAAAACGACAGTCATGTCTATTCTAGCAGCACATGGTGTTACATCTCCAGTTGTGCTGAGGATCTTCTAGTCCAGTTTCCATCTTTGTGTAGCACTAATGTCAATTGTGCCCACACACATGGCTGTAATTCAGTTGACCATCAATGTCACTCTATAACTCGGACCCAGTCACCATCTCTGCTCTTTGAGATGGATAGCGGTGCAGTGCCCTGTACTTTCCCTCTGCAGAAACCTTTGCTCCAAAGGTGATTCAGGAtgacagagcagagagagagcatTTAACTCAGGCCAGAATTTTCAACCCTTTGCAAATCAGGCCACTGTTACTTGGGAGAGAGTTACTTTAGGTACTTAGGCTTGAAAAAATTTGGCCCTGGCGTTTGAGGTATCAGGGAACATTTTTCTAGTGCTTGATAGATGTTGTATATGGTCACATCTATATACACTCTTGTGTTGATTTATTGGGTTGTTTTTTCCAAATCAGGTAAGCAGCTTACCCCAAACTCCCCTCTTTCTTTCTGCCTTCTAAACCAAGAGACACCAGAGAGCTGGTGTAGGAATTGGTGTCAGCTAAAGTGATTTGTTTGAAATACACTCCCTTCCATCTGGTCTGTGGAGTGGCATCAACAGTATTCTGGGATAGGGGAACAGATATCTTGTCCTGGATCTAAACAGGAAGGTGACTCATTTAATTTAGAACAAGCCAAACATGCGGTCTCATGTCAGGAAGGTAATTCCTGCCTGTCTTTGCACTCCTCTTGCAGATGAAGGCCCTTGTAGCTTTGGTTGCTGTCATCCTCTTGCTAGTGATCATCAGTAAGTATTGACAACCCTTTCCTGCATGGTTGGTGGGTGGTTCTTTttacactgaaacattttgtttgctgtaAATAATGTTAAAATAGACACTTAAAACTTCCTTGCCATCCCATGTGACCTGATCAGTAGTACTTGAGCAGAAATTGCCAGTGACCCCAAGTCTTGCTCTTAGGGATGTTCAGTCACATGCAGCCAGTATTAACCAGAGACTCCCTTTGCCTGTGCTGAACCCCTGCCATGCTGGGATTACAGGCAAGTGTGTGGGAAATCTCTCGTTTAAGCAAAGACCTTCTAATAACCATTACCAAGGCAGGAGATGGAGTTGCACTTTCTCAACAAAAGAGATACCCTATTCCTGGAAACTCAGTGTGTAGCACCGTGATCAGCTTGCATAGTCTGATGAAGGGAGATGGACTGAAGACCCAAAGGGTCTGGGGTACCTTCTCtcagaaaatgtttgaaaataccTGTAATCTATGGCAGTTTTTCTATTCCGAGACAAAGCTCCCTTCAAAAGGGGCTTGTATAATAATCTCTGGCATGCAGTGTGGGCCAGTGGCTTGAGTATAGGACTGGGTCtcagagctgggttctattccaagccctgccaccgaccttactgtgtgatcttgggcaagtcacttccctctccatgcctttgtttcccctcccactcttagcctgtcatgtctatttagagtgcaAATTCCCTGTCCTGTATGTTTTCTATAGCACCTAGTGCAATGGGAGCTCTAGGCACTACAGTGACATAAACAATAACCAGAGAGAGCGCTCCTCTGAGGCAGAGAAGTCATTCCACCCTTCCTCTGAGATGAATGGCTGAGTTTTAACAAGGGGCCCCCAGGAGGCTGCACAACAGCAAGGCCCTTCCTGTGCTGCTGACCTTGGGAGAAAATTCTCCCATCCATGCAGGAGCAGTGGTACAGGTGTAGCTTTATGCAAGGCCCCGCCTTGGCAGTAAGCAAAAACCTGATATCCTTAGGGACTATCTcatcctgctgaaatgtacagTCAGGAAGTGAAAGTTAGAGCCAACAGCTGGAATGCTAGCGACTGGAGTGACGTTGACGGACAATCCCATCAGGTTTGGTTTGGGGAGTTGGAAATGGATGAAAAAGGCAGGGGGTCTTGTCCCTGTAGCATTTGCGCAGGATGCAAACTGAATCCATTTGAACAAGGAAATAAATTTTCACTTGCGGTCCCATGGTTGACTAAGGAAATCTGGTTCTTCTGCAAGTAGTGTCCGTATGGGTACTACACCTTAGGTGCACGTACACCTCCCTAATCCTGGATCGGAAGTTTTCCGTTAAGTGTCCATTTGGCCCGCACATACACTCCATACAATTTTGTGCTGCATGCTGAGGGTATATAGGGCTGTGTGGGAGCACCACTC
The nucleotide sequence above comes from Chelonia mydas isolate rCheMyd1 chromosome 8, rCheMyd1.pri.v2, whole genome shotgun sequence. Encoded proteins:
- the LOC102936658 gene encoding vesicle-associated membrane protein 4 isoform X4, which encodes MPPKFKRHLNDDDVTGSVKSERRNLLEEDSDEEEDFFLRGPAGPRFGPRNDKIRHVQNQVDEVIDVMQENITKVIERGERLDDLQDKSESLSDNATAFSNRSKQLRRQMWWRGCKMKALVALVAVILLLVIIIPIILKYHT